The following proteins are co-located in the Engraulis encrasicolus isolate BLACKSEA-1 chromosome 2, IST_EnEncr_1.0, whole genome shotgun sequence genome:
- the LOC134467332 gene encoding sterile alpha motif domain-containing protein 9-like isoform X2: MEFENLPVKQWTEAMVSAWLRSIGIKEDYVSKLNEEEVNGNILLEVTEDFLKKETGMKSGPALLIIKKRNELVESLKKAQKVHKNQGASKREHSDAKNDNETKEKPPESKETTISEIQAQSVLTSKNDCKPRPFCKDGIDFTYIKHNVLQPESGVVDLISPCHEYKSFAIAATLDRTKLQAKLAREILKFGAGCMNMRTNGTIHFGVMDSRDDSGYVHGEIIGVPVAEKDMYVDALDHIERACSSGKAEHVRQCIRPPQFIEVIDIKSHEKMYVVEVDIVPTISVVKNSVYPVRLPNFRKEANKLEFEKDVIYSRIGSKTEPVSDPNEFYQRVRERDAQRERAEQACFESNPDVSQDLGRKLTMLITSGKKFIEKEKWYILVTNKFGKQDLSSIDFLLNMNIFSVFDFDPDSKVSGLCSEYSKHHAVNLHFMQDYKIPTGKSVSEFASHLHLFEQANWIFCNGRSDFKGNEGQYDEMTWIKSRMTLLKECVSVICKQILPKGSFLVVFLLTSPVEKPLLYTFLEFFIDMEGHDDIICISESEENFLKWQSFAEGSCGVDTVNRSSVVGMKISHINATLQRIQPMTSRPTKFLPVYVKGECNLETREEERMYSLEILGVNQCDETSLEFAKEQKEIIERQFYHGGKVNWLNFWLADKKLVGDVIQRDAYHDISSLIQSNLKRHVGQPPICCLNIYHHPGSGGSTVARQVLWNNRKALRCAVVKPSYSPSLVAEHAFQLREYEEKDMQHCLPVLLLLEDCDREYLDDLKNELEAAFNTKKIAHGTLCFILLTCKRSHNPERMCMESPLENVAVTHKLSDEEKRHFATKRQTLEQQHEPQFILTFVLMSEEFNNQYIQQFVTHLLQGIDHASLVTRLIRYVALLNAYVQNSFISRSHCEALLPITFYSDRFRQHAFESSLSEQAKLVFIHLRDDRTYIQSVRIIHPLVAKEILHQLLNDQLQSDLALALLHEDVLFDHRFGRDDYLKFLRALFMRRSRISKGDESDSFFSPLIEHVQKNETPQKAITLLEEAYIRFNKDAFFAQQLARLNYSHDQFEDAKKWAEIAASKLPNNSYILDTRGQVYRRWFAAKSKALDKVKKTPENTVDAIETALKALECFQHCERAAIADVETMNNSGFFAVVEVGCTLLKLISSLPIFSCKTMCIQYLVTDFIPEPVRKPWENIHSKLKNLQTLMRQALEWISEDLSYFQTDVSADEEETSESYDTTIVHPKTWLVTKSLVYGKYFSDASAETIKKQSQSNPDSLTPFMKRMLIYRLGGGNIITIFSLLSDQKEKDSVKILEEIISLYPRNPQKARLDQVDLSNYIATHIALSCLSPQSPKLSSLQDLRRLTQQLPSEKRDCLSCALYLLTLLFWPEEHDMEDTKNSKYEIVLGALEYLKRSYWKKMKDIPQRRRKIFTHFFLGNGIGFDKFVHRTKVEKITKPLSMSEKKLKFRGEVWKRPEIAELCKRVTGWTEDGTVYIEGPQKKKFVVYALNTGTVPYGNENVTFYLGFTFRGPVAYNITTMV; the protein is encoded by the exons ATGG AGTTTGAAAATCTTCCAGTCAAACAATGGACAGAAGCAATGGTCAGTGCCTGGCTGAGGTCCATTGGCATAAAAGAAGACTATGTGAGCAAGCTGAACGAAGAAGAAGTGAATGGGAACATTCTTCTGGAGGTAACGGAGGACTTTCTGAAAAAAGAAACTGGGATGAAATCCGGGCCAGCTCTTTTGATCATCAAGAAGAGAAATGAACTTGTTGAATCGCTTAAGAAGGCGCAAAAAGTCCACAAAAATCAAGGAGCTTCTAAAAGGGAACACAGCGATGCCAAAAATGACAATGAGACAAAAGAAAAACCTCCAGAGTCCAAGGAAACCACAATCTCAGAGATTCAAGCACAATCTGTCTTAACATCAAAAAACGACTGTAAGCCTAGGCCATTTTGCAAAGATGGTATTGATTTTACGTATATCAAACACAATGTCCTACAACCAGAATCTGGTGTAGTTGATCTCATATCTCCCTGTCATGAGTACAAGTCATTTGCCATTGCAGCAACTTTAGACCGCACAAAGTTGCAAGCTAAATTGGCCAGAGAGATATTGAAATTTGGTGCTGGTTGCATGAACATGCGCACGAATGGCACAATACATTTTGGTGTAATGGATAGTAGGGATGACTCTGGCTATGTGCATGGTGAGATTATTGGTGTGCCAGTGGCTGAAAAAGACATGTATGTTGATGCCCTGGATCACATTGAGAGAGCATGTTCTAGTGGAAAGGCAGAGCATGTGAGACAGTGTATTCGGCCACCTCAATTTATTGAGGTAATTGACATTAAGAGCCATGAAAAGATGTATGTTGTGGAAGTTGACATTGTTCCTACTATCAGTGTTGTGAAGAACAGTGTATACCCTGTTCGTCTTCCAAACTTCAGAAAGGAAGCAAACAAGCTTGAGTTCGAAAAAGACGTCATCTACAGCAGAATTGGATCGAAAACGGAACCAGTTAGTGATCCAAATGAATTCTACCAGCGCGTCCGTGAAAGGGATGCTCAGAGAGAAAGGGCTGAGCAGGCATGTTTTGAGAGCAACCCAGATGTCAGCCAAGACCTCGGTAGAAAACTCACAATGCTCATAACCAGTGGCAAGAAATTCATTGAGAAAGAAAAATGGTACATTCTTGTCACAAACAAATTTGGAAAGCAAGATCTTAGCAGTATAGACTTTCTGCTGAATATGAACATCTTCAGTGTCTTTGACTTTGATCCGGACTCCAAAGTATCAGGATTGTGCAGTGAATACTCAAAGCACCATGCTGTAAACCTACACTTTATGCAAGACTACAAAATCCCCACTGGAAAGAGTGTAAGCGAATTTGCAAGCCATCTTCACTTATTTGAGCAGGCAAATTGGATATTTTGCAATGGACGCAGTGATTTCAAAGGAAATGAAGGTCAGTATGATGAGATGACATGGATCAAATCAAGAATGACTCTACTGAAAGAATGTGTGTCAGTGATCTGTAAACAGATACTGCCAAAAGGCTCTTTCCTTGTGGTGTTCCTGCTCACATCTCCTGTTGAAAAGCCTCTACTTTACACTTTCCTTGAGTTCTTTATTGACATGGaaggtcatgatgacatcataTGCATCTCAGAATCAGAAGAAAACTTCTTGAAGTGGCAGAGCTTTGCAGAGGGGTCTTGTGGTGTAGACACTGTGAATCGCTCAAGTGTTGTTGGGATGAAAATTAGCCACATCAATGCAACACTGCAGCGCATCCAACCCATGACTTCACGCCCCACAAAATTCCTCCCAGTCTATGTAAAAGGAGAGTGCAACCTTGAGACTcgtgaggaagagaggatgtaTTCCCTGGAAATCTTGGGTGTTAACCAATGTGATGAAACCAGCCTTGAATTTGCTaaggaacagaaagaaatcattGAAAGGCAGTTTTATCATGGAGGAAAAGTGAACTGGTTGAACTTCTGGTTGGCTGACAAAAAGTTGGTAGGGGATGTCATTCAAAGGGATGCTTACCATGATATTTCAAGTCTGATCCAGAGCAACCTCAAAAGACATGTTGGGCAACCTCCAATTTGTTGCCTAAATATATACCACCATCCAGGAAGTGGTGGTAGCACAGTTGCAAGGCAAGTTCTTTGGAACAATCGAAAAGCCCTACGATGTGCTGTTGTGAAGCCATCATACTCTCCCTCTTTAGTGGCAGAGCATGCCTTCCAGCTACGAGAATATGAAGAGAAAGACATGCAACATTGTCTCCCAGTCCTCTTGCTTTTGGAAGACTGTGACAGAGAGTATTTGGATGATTTAAAGAATGAATTGGAGGCTGCATTCAACACCAAGAAGATTGCACATGGAACACTGTGTTTCATTTTGCTTACCTGTAAACGGTCCCATAACCCAGAGAGAATGTGTATGGAATCACCGTTGGAAAATGTTGCAGTGACTCACAAATTgtcagatgaagagaagagacacTTTGCAACAAAACGTCAGACACTTGAGCAACAGCACGAGCCACAGTTCATCTTGACTTTTGTCCTGATGAGTGAGGAATTCAATAACCAGTACATACAGCAATTTGTGACACATTTGCTGCAAGGGATTGACCATGCATCATTAGTTACAAGGCTCATTCGCTATGTTGCCTTGCTGAATGCCTATGTACAAAACTCCTTCATCTCTCGATCCCATTGTGAGGCCTTGCTACCAATAACTTTCTACTCTGATAGATTTCGACAGCATGCCTTTGAGAGCTCCCTTAGTGAGCAAGCGAAATTGGTCTTCATACACTTAAGAGATGATAGGACGTACATTCAATCCGTCAGAATTATTCACCCCTTAGTTGCAAAGGAAATACTGCATCAGCTCCTGAATGATCAGCTTCAAAGTGATCTTGCACTGGCTCTCCTGCATGAGGACGTGCTTTTTGACCACAGGTTTGGCAGAGACGACTATTTGAAATTTTTGAGAGCCCTATTCATGAGGCGAAGCAGGATAAGCAAAGGAGATGAGTCTGACAGTTTCTTCTCTCCACTGATTGAGCATGTACAGAAGAATGAAACTCCTCAGAAAGCCATTACTCTTCTTGAAGAGGCATATATACGATTCAACAAAGATGCTTTCTTCGCACAACAACTTGCACGTCTGAACTATTCTCACGACCAGTTTGAGGATGCGAAAAAGTGGGCCGAAATAGCAGCATCCAAATTACCAAACAATTCATACATATTAGACACCAGAGGCCAAGTTTACAGGAGGTGGTTTGCTGCCAAATCTAAAGCACTTGACAAAGTGAAGAAAACACCTGAAAATACTGTTGATGCCATTGAGACTGCATTAAAAGCACTAGAATGTTTTCAACATTGTGAAAGAGCTGCTATTGCAGATGTGGAAACGATGAACAACTCTGGATTTTTCGCTGTAGTAGAAGTGGGATGCACTTTGCTTAAGCTTATCTCCTCACTTCCTATCTTCTCCTGCAAGACCATGTGCATACAGTACCTGGTGACTGACTTTATTCCTGAACCAGTTAGGAAACCATGGGAGAATATTCACAGCAAATTGAAAAACCTACAGACTTTAATGCGTCAGGCCTTGGAGTGGATATCTGAGGATTTGAGCTATTTTCAGACTGATGTGAGTGCGGATGAAGAAGAAACTTCAGAGAGCTATGACACGACAATAGTCCACCCCAAGACCTGGTTGGTGACCAAGTCCTTGGTCTATGGAAAGTACTTCAGTGATGCCTCTGCTGAAACCATTAAGAAGCAGTCTCAGTCAAACCCAGACAGTTTAACTCCCTTCATGAAACGGATGCTGATTTATCGCCTTGGTGGGGGTAACATCATCACAATCTTCTCACTTCTCAGTGACCAGAAGGAAAAAGACTCAGTCAAAATATTGGAGGAAATAATCTCATTGTACCCCAGAAATCCACAGAAAGCAAGGCTGGATCAGGTGGATCTTTCAAACTACATAGCCAcccacattgcacttagctgccTCTCACCCCAGTCTCCCAAACTGTCCAGTCTTCAGGATCTTCGGAGATTGACCCAGCAGCTTCCCAGTGAGAAACGAGACTGTTTATCATGTGCCCTCTACCTCCTCACATTACTTTTCTGGCCCGAAGAGCATGACATGGAGGACACAAAGAACAGTAAATATGAAATTGTTCTTGGAGCACTGGAATACCTCAAACGCAGTTactggaaaaaaatgaaagataTTCCGCAGAGAAGAAGGAAGATTTTCACCCATTTTTTCTTGGGAAATGGAATTGGATTTGATAAGTTTGTCCATAGAACCAAAGTGGAAAAGATCACAAAACCTCTGAGCATGTCTGAGAAAAAATTGAAATTTCGTGGAGAGGTGTGGAAACGGCCAGAAATTGCAGAACTGTGCAAACGTGTAACTGGCTGGACAGAGGATGGGACAGTGTACATTGAAGGACCACAGAAGAAGAAGTTTGTTGTGTATGCTTTAAACACAGGCACAGTGCCTTATGGGAATGAGAATGTTACCTTCTACTTGGGCTTTACATTCAGGGGGCCAGTGGCATACAACATTACAACAATGGTATAG
- the LOC134467332 gene encoding sterile alpha motif domain-containing protein 9-like isoform X1 gives MAEFENLPVKQWTEAMVSAWLRSIGIKEDYVSKLNEEEVNGNILLEVTEDFLKKETGMKSGPALLIIKKRNELVESLKKAQKVHKNQGASKREHSDAKNDNETKEKPPESKETTISEIQAQSVLTSKNDCKPRPFCKDGIDFTYIKHNVLQPESGVVDLISPCHEYKSFAIAATLDRTKLQAKLAREILKFGAGCMNMRTNGTIHFGVMDSRDDSGYVHGEIIGVPVAEKDMYVDALDHIERACSSGKAEHVRQCIRPPQFIEVIDIKSHEKMYVVEVDIVPTISVVKNSVYPVRLPNFRKEANKLEFEKDVIYSRIGSKTEPVSDPNEFYQRVRERDAQRERAEQACFESNPDVSQDLGRKLTMLITSGKKFIEKEKWYILVTNKFGKQDLSSIDFLLNMNIFSVFDFDPDSKVSGLCSEYSKHHAVNLHFMQDYKIPTGKSVSEFASHLHLFEQANWIFCNGRSDFKGNEGQYDEMTWIKSRMTLLKECVSVICKQILPKGSFLVVFLLTSPVEKPLLYTFLEFFIDMEGHDDIICISESEENFLKWQSFAEGSCGVDTVNRSSVVGMKISHINATLQRIQPMTSRPTKFLPVYVKGECNLETREEERMYSLEILGVNQCDETSLEFAKEQKEIIERQFYHGGKVNWLNFWLADKKLVGDVIQRDAYHDISSLIQSNLKRHVGQPPICCLNIYHHPGSGGSTVARQVLWNNRKALRCAVVKPSYSPSLVAEHAFQLREYEEKDMQHCLPVLLLLEDCDREYLDDLKNELEAAFNTKKIAHGTLCFILLTCKRSHNPERMCMESPLENVAVTHKLSDEEKRHFATKRQTLEQQHEPQFILTFVLMSEEFNNQYIQQFVTHLLQGIDHASLVTRLIRYVALLNAYVQNSFISRSHCEALLPITFYSDRFRQHAFESSLSEQAKLVFIHLRDDRTYIQSVRIIHPLVAKEILHQLLNDQLQSDLALALLHEDVLFDHRFGRDDYLKFLRALFMRRSRISKGDESDSFFSPLIEHVQKNETPQKAITLLEEAYIRFNKDAFFAQQLARLNYSHDQFEDAKKWAEIAASKLPNNSYILDTRGQVYRRWFAAKSKALDKVKKTPENTVDAIETALKALECFQHCERAAIADVETMNNSGFFAVVEVGCTLLKLISSLPIFSCKTMCIQYLVTDFIPEPVRKPWENIHSKLKNLQTLMRQALEWISEDLSYFQTDVSADEEETSESYDTTIVHPKTWLVTKSLVYGKYFSDASAETIKKQSQSNPDSLTPFMKRMLIYRLGGGNIITIFSLLSDQKEKDSVKILEEIISLYPRNPQKARLDQVDLSNYIATHIALSCLSPQSPKLSSLQDLRRLTQQLPSEKRDCLSCALYLLTLLFWPEEHDMEDTKNSKYEIVLGALEYLKRSYWKKMKDIPQRRRKIFTHFFLGNGIGFDKFVHRTKVEKITKPLSMSEKKLKFRGEVWKRPEIAELCKRVTGWTEDGTVYIEGPQKKKFVVYALNTGTVPYGNENVTFYLGFTFRGPVAYNITTMV, from the exons ATGG CAGAGTTTGAAAATCTTCCAGTCAAACAATGGACAGAAGCAATGGTCAGTGCCTGGCTGAGGTCCATTGGCATAAAAGAAGACTATGTGAGCAAGCTGAACGAAGAAGAAGTGAATGGGAACATTCTTCTGGAGGTAACGGAGGACTTTCTGAAAAAAGAAACTGGGATGAAATCCGGGCCAGCTCTTTTGATCATCAAGAAGAGAAATGAACTTGTTGAATCGCTTAAGAAGGCGCAAAAAGTCCACAAAAATCAAGGAGCTTCTAAAAGGGAACACAGCGATGCCAAAAATGACAATGAGACAAAAGAAAAACCTCCAGAGTCCAAGGAAACCACAATCTCAGAGATTCAAGCACAATCTGTCTTAACATCAAAAAACGACTGTAAGCCTAGGCCATTTTGCAAAGATGGTATTGATTTTACGTATATCAAACACAATGTCCTACAACCAGAATCTGGTGTAGTTGATCTCATATCTCCCTGTCATGAGTACAAGTCATTTGCCATTGCAGCAACTTTAGACCGCACAAAGTTGCAAGCTAAATTGGCCAGAGAGATATTGAAATTTGGTGCTGGTTGCATGAACATGCGCACGAATGGCACAATACATTTTGGTGTAATGGATAGTAGGGATGACTCTGGCTATGTGCATGGTGAGATTATTGGTGTGCCAGTGGCTGAAAAAGACATGTATGTTGATGCCCTGGATCACATTGAGAGAGCATGTTCTAGTGGAAAGGCAGAGCATGTGAGACAGTGTATTCGGCCACCTCAATTTATTGAGGTAATTGACATTAAGAGCCATGAAAAGATGTATGTTGTGGAAGTTGACATTGTTCCTACTATCAGTGTTGTGAAGAACAGTGTATACCCTGTTCGTCTTCCAAACTTCAGAAAGGAAGCAAACAAGCTTGAGTTCGAAAAAGACGTCATCTACAGCAGAATTGGATCGAAAACGGAACCAGTTAGTGATCCAAATGAATTCTACCAGCGCGTCCGTGAAAGGGATGCTCAGAGAGAAAGGGCTGAGCAGGCATGTTTTGAGAGCAACCCAGATGTCAGCCAAGACCTCGGTAGAAAACTCACAATGCTCATAACCAGTGGCAAGAAATTCATTGAGAAAGAAAAATGGTACATTCTTGTCACAAACAAATTTGGAAAGCAAGATCTTAGCAGTATAGACTTTCTGCTGAATATGAACATCTTCAGTGTCTTTGACTTTGATCCGGACTCCAAAGTATCAGGATTGTGCAGTGAATACTCAAAGCACCATGCTGTAAACCTACACTTTATGCAAGACTACAAAATCCCCACTGGAAAGAGTGTAAGCGAATTTGCAAGCCATCTTCACTTATTTGAGCAGGCAAATTGGATATTTTGCAATGGACGCAGTGATTTCAAAGGAAATGAAGGTCAGTATGATGAGATGACATGGATCAAATCAAGAATGACTCTACTGAAAGAATGTGTGTCAGTGATCTGTAAACAGATACTGCCAAAAGGCTCTTTCCTTGTGGTGTTCCTGCTCACATCTCCTGTTGAAAAGCCTCTACTTTACACTTTCCTTGAGTTCTTTATTGACATGGaaggtcatgatgacatcataTGCATCTCAGAATCAGAAGAAAACTTCTTGAAGTGGCAGAGCTTTGCAGAGGGGTCTTGTGGTGTAGACACTGTGAATCGCTCAAGTGTTGTTGGGATGAAAATTAGCCACATCAATGCAACACTGCAGCGCATCCAACCCATGACTTCACGCCCCACAAAATTCCTCCCAGTCTATGTAAAAGGAGAGTGCAACCTTGAGACTcgtgaggaagagaggatgtaTTCCCTGGAAATCTTGGGTGTTAACCAATGTGATGAAACCAGCCTTGAATTTGCTaaggaacagaaagaaatcattGAAAGGCAGTTTTATCATGGAGGAAAAGTGAACTGGTTGAACTTCTGGTTGGCTGACAAAAAGTTGGTAGGGGATGTCATTCAAAGGGATGCTTACCATGATATTTCAAGTCTGATCCAGAGCAACCTCAAAAGACATGTTGGGCAACCTCCAATTTGTTGCCTAAATATATACCACCATCCAGGAAGTGGTGGTAGCACAGTTGCAAGGCAAGTTCTTTGGAACAATCGAAAAGCCCTACGATGTGCTGTTGTGAAGCCATCATACTCTCCCTCTTTAGTGGCAGAGCATGCCTTCCAGCTACGAGAATATGAAGAGAAAGACATGCAACATTGTCTCCCAGTCCTCTTGCTTTTGGAAGACTGTGACAGAGAGTATTTGGATGATTTAAAGAATGAATTGGAGGCTGCATTCAACACCAAGAAGATTGCACATGGAACACTGTGTTTCATTTTGCTTACCTGTAAACGGTCCCATAACCCAGAGAGAATGTGTATGGAATCACCGTTGGAAAATGTTGCAGTGACTCACAAATTgtcagatgaagagaagagacacTTTGCAACAAAACGTCAGACACTTGAGCAACAGCACGAGCCACAGTTCATCTTGACTTTTGTCCTGATGAGTGAGGAATTCAATAACCAGTACATACAGCAATTTGTGACACATTTGCTGCAAGGGATTGACCATGCATCATTAGTTACAAGGCTCATTCGCTATGTTGCCTTGCTGAATGCCTATGTACAAAACTCCTTCATCTCTCGATCCCATTGTGAGGCCTTGCTACCAATAACTTTCTACTCTGATAGATTTCGACAGCATGCCTTTGAGAGCTCCCTTAGTGAGCAAGCGAAATTGGTCTTCATACACTTAAGAGATGATAGGACGTACATTCAATCCGTCAGAATTATTCACCCCTTAGTTGCAAAGGAAATACTGCATCAGCTCCTGAATGATCAGCTTCAAAGTGATCTTGCACTGGCTCTCCTGCATGAGGACGTGCTTTTTGACCACAGGTTTGGCAGAGACGACTATTTGAAATTTTTGAGAGCCCTATTCATGAGGCGAAGCAGGATAAGCAAAGGAGATGAGTCTGACAGTTTCTTCTCTCCACTGATTGAGCATGTACAGAAGAATGAAACTCCTCAGAAAGCCATTACTCTTCTTGAAGAGGCATATATACGATTCAACAAAGATGCTTTCTTCGCACAACAACTTGCACGTCTGAACTATTCTCACGACCAGTTTGAGGATGCGAAAAAGTGGGCCGAAATAGCAGCATCCAAATTACCAAACAATTCATACATATTAGACACCAGAGGCCAAGTTTACAGGAGGTGGTTTGCTGCCAAATCTAAAGCACTTGACAAAGTGAAGAAAACACCTGAAAATACTGTTGATGCCATTGAGACTGCATTAAAAGCACTAGAATGTTTTCAACATTGTGAAAGAGCTGCTATTGCAGATGTGGAAACGATGAACAACTCTGGATTTTTCGCTGTAGTAGAAGTGGGATGCACTTTGCTTAAGCTTATCTCCTCACTTCCTATCTTCTCCTGCAAGACCATGTGCATACAGTACCTGGTGACTGACTTTATTCCTGAACCAGTTAGGAAACCATGGGAGAATATTCACAGCAAATTGAAAAACCTACAGACTTTAATGCGTCAGGCCTTGGAGTGGATATCTGAGGATTTGAGCTATTTTCAGACTGATGTGAGTGCGGATGAAGAAGAAACTTCAGAGAGCTATGACACGACAATAGTCCACCCCAAGACCTGGTTGGTGACCAAGTCCTTGGTCTATGGAAAGTACTTCAGTGATGCCTCTGCTGAAACCATTAAGAAGCAGTCTCAGTCAAACCCAGACAGTTTAACTCCCTTCATGAAACGGATGCTGATTTATCGCCTTGGTGGGGGTAACATCATCACAATCTTCTCACTTCTCAGTGACCAGAAGGAAAAAGACTCAGTCAAAATATTGGAGGAAATAATCTCATTGTACCCCAGAAATCCACAGAAAGCAAGGCTGGATCAGGTGGATCTTTCAAACTACATAGCCAcccacattgcacttagctgccTCTCACCCCAGTCTCCCAAACTGTCCAGTCTTCAGGATCTTCGGAGATTGACCCAGCAGCTTCCCAGTGAGAAACGAGACTGTTTATCATGTGCCCTCTACCTCCTCACATTACTTTTCTGGCCCGAAGAGCATGACATGGAGGACACAAAGAACAGTAAATATGAAATTGTTCTTGGAGCACTGGAATACCTCAAACGCAGTTactggaaaaaaatgaaagataTTCCGCAGAGAAGAAGGAAGATTTTCACCCATTTTTTCTTGGGAAATGGAATTGGATTTGATAAGTTTGTCCATAGAACCAAAGTGGAAAAGATCACAAAACCTCTGAGCATGTCTGAGAAAAAATTGAAATTTCGTGGAGAGGTGTGGAAACGGCCAGAAATTGCAGAACTGTGCAAACGTGTAACTGGCTGGACAGAGGATGGGACAGTGTACATTGAAGGACCACAGAAGAAGAAGTTTGTTGTGTATGCTTTAAACACAGGCACAGTGCCTTATGGGAATGAGAATGTTACCTTCTACTTGGGCTTTACATTCAGGGGGCCAGTGGCATACAACATTACAACAATGGTATAG